From Homalodisca vitripennis isolate AUS2020 chromosome 1, UT_GWSS_2.1, whole genome shotgun sequence, the proteins below share one genomic window:
- the LOC124371934 gene encoding probable cytochrome P450 6a14: MCLLVSVIVFILISFALILYWYQIKNFKYWQDRKVPFLEPHWIFGNIKDPFLKKISWAEFATRCYTEFRERGFGGVYLFRKPAIIICSPDLIDRVLVHDFSHFQERTSLWNSHKMLSKSLVHAKGDEWRVMRCYLSSAFTPEKLKVMCQQIFSCSDNFLRQVRSKKLFEVESLVFDFTTEVIASCTLGVQVLSGSSESDKFWNAIDLIFNTSPLHMPKTIYAVIHPKVFSWIHNLIMPNSSIQFFINFTKALIKCREQSGIERTDLLQLMLTLKNKEKNRALITHNSERTEESVNQLKYNSYSELNCGEKVFTDDYITAHIFNILYGGTIPTATPLSFALFEIARNESIQKCIREEVEAIVIKYGGWNYSAFQEMVYLDQVIQETMRIYNYSTFLLRSVTKPYKLPGTDIVLEKGVFVNIPVSAVHMDPHYYPSPEKFDPDRFAGNKYKTSATFFPFGNGPRTCIAMRFAVLVIKVCIARTLFRYSLTVSEKTPLPLRFDINAIFPKVKEGLWLNAVERDTNIYSTLV; the protein is encoded by the coding sequence ATGTGTTTACTAGTGtcagttatagtttttattttgatttcttttgCATTAATTTTGTACTGGTACCAGATAAagaactttaaatactggcaggACCGCAAGGTACCTTTCCTAGAGCCTCACTGGATATTTGGAAACATAAAAGATccctttttaaagaaaatttcttGGGCAGAATTTGCAACAAGGTGCTATACAGAGTTCAGAGAAAGAGGATTTGGAGGGGTATACTTGTTCAGAAAACCAGCAATAATAATATGTTCACCAGATTTGATAGATAGAGTTCTAGTGCACGATTTTTCCCACTTCCAAGAGAGAACAAGTTTGTGGAATTCTCATAAAATGCTCTCTAAATCACTTGTACATGCTAAAGGAGATGAATGGCGAGTCATGCGTTGTTATTTGAGCTCTGCTTTTACACCAGAAAAGCTTAAGGTTATGTGCCAACAAATCTTTAGCTGTAGTGATAATTTCTTGAGACAGGTTAGaagtaaaaaactatttgaagtgGAATCGTTGGTGTTTGATTTTACAACAGAGGTTATTGCGAGTTGTACCCTAGGTGTTCAAGTGTTGTCAGGTTCTTCCGAAAGTGATAAATTCTGGAATGCTATAGATCTCATATTTAACACGTCTCCATTACATATGCCTAAGACCATCTATGCTGTTATTCACCCTAAAGTATTCAGTTGGATTCATAACCTCATTATGCCCAATTCTTctattcagttttttattaatttcaccaAAGCTCTGATTAAATGCCGTGAACAAAGCGGAATTGAAAGAACAGATTTGTTACAGTTGATGTTGACATTGAAGAACAAAGAGAAGAACAGAGCTTTAATTACACATAATTCAGAGAGAACAGAGGAGAGtgtaaaccaattaaaatataattcctatTCTGAGCTTAACTGTGGTGAAAAAGTTTTCACAGATGATTACATCACTGCacatatattcaatattttgtatggAGGCACAATCCCAACTGCGACTCCATTGAGCTTTGCTCTCTTTGAAATTGCCAGAAATGAATCAATCCAGAAGTGTATTCGTGAAGAAGTAGAAGCAATTGTAATCAAGTATGGGGGCTGGAACTATTCTGCCTTTCAAGAAATGGTCTACCTTGACCAAGTAATTCAAGAGACTATGAGGATTTACAACTACAGCACTTTTCTGCTGAGATCAGTGACGAAACCGTACAAATTACCTGGAACTGACATTGTTTTAGAGAAGGGTGTATTTGTTAATATCCCTGTTTCTGCTGTTCACATGGATCCCCATTACTATCCCTCACCAGAGAAGTTTGACCCAGACAGGTTTGCCGGAAATAAGTACAAAACGAGTGCTACGTTTTTTCCATTTGGAAATGGTCCAAGAACTTGTATTGCTATGAGGTTCGCTGTGCTCGTTATTAAAGTGTGTATTGCAAGGACCTTGTTTAGGTACTCGTTGACGGTGAGTGAGAAAACACCATTACCTCTTAGATTTgatataaatgcaatatttccAAAAGTTAAAGAAGGGCTGTGGTTGAATGCTGTTGAAAgagatacaaatatttatagtactTTAGTGTAG